Proteins from a genomic interval of Streptococcus sp. D7B5:
- the infB gene encoding translation initiation factor IF-2 — protein MSKKRLYEIAKELGKESKEVVARAKELGLDVKSHSSSVEAAAAEQIAASFKPAPAPKAEAKPAAPKASVEKKAEKPASSKPAAAKEERKSATPAAPKEEKVVAARPQSRNFKAEREARAKEQAERRKQNKGNNRDQQQNGNRQKNDGRNGGKPGQGNRDNRRFNDQGKKPQGQGNRGNDRRQQQDFQPKQAGPRVDFKARAAALKAEQNAEYARSSEERFKQSQAAKEALAQANKRKEPEEIFEEAAKLAEQTQPAVTVAPVVKEAPVDTRRKKQARPDKERDDYDHEEDGPRKQQKNRSSQNQVRNQRNSNWNNNKKNKKGNKQNNRNQTPKPVTERKFHELPTEFEYTDGMTVAEIAKRIKREPAEIVKKLFMMGVMATQNQSLDGETIELLMVDYGIEAKQKVEVDNADIERFFVEDGYLNEDELVERPPVVTIMGHVDHGKTTLLDTLRNSRVATGEAGGITQHIGAYQIVENGKKITFLDTPGHAAFTSMRARGASVTDITILVVAADDGVMPQTIEAINHSKAANVPIIVAINKIDKPGANPERVIGELAEHGVMSTAWGGDSEFVEISAKFNQNIEELLETVLLVAEIQELKADPTVRAIGTVIEARLDKGKGAVATLLVQQGTLNVQDPIVVGNTFGRVRAMTNDLGRRVKVAGPSTPVSITGLNEAPMAGDHFAVYEDEKSARAAGEERAKRALMKQRQATQRVSLENLFDTLKAGELKSVNVIIKADVQGSVEALSASLQKIDVEGVKVTIVHSAVGAINESDVTLAEASNAFIVGFNVRPTPQARQQAEADDVEIRLHSIIYKVIEEMEEAMKGMLDPEFEEKVIGEAVIRETFKVSKVGTIGGFMVINGKVTRDSKVRVIRDGVVIYDGELASLKHYKDDVKEVTNGREGGLMIDGYNDIKTDDVIEAYVMEEIKR, from the coding sequence TTGTCTAAGAAAAGATTGTACGAAATCGCAAAAGAACTTGGAAAAGAAAGTAAAGAAGTTGTAGCGCGTGCAAAAGAGTTGGGCTTGGATGTGAAAAGCCACTCATCGAGCGTGGAAGCTGCTGCTGCTGAGCAAATCGCAGCTAGCTTTAAACCTGCACCTGCTCCTAAGGCAGAAGCAAAACCTGCAGCACCAAAAGCAAGTGTAGAAAAGAAAGCTGAAAAGCCTGCATCATCTAAACCAGCTGCCGCAAAGGAAGAAAGAAAATCAGCTACACCTGCAGCTCCTAAGGAAGAAAAAGTAGTGGCCGCAAGACCACAGAGTCGAAACTTCAAGGCGGAGCGTGAGGCGCGTGCCAAAGAGCAGGCAGAGCGACGCAAACAAAACAAGGGCAACAACCGTGACCAACAACAAAACGGCAACCGTCAGAAAAATGACGGCCGTAATGGTGGTAAACCTGGTCAAGGGAACCGCGACAATCGCCGATTCAACGACCAAGGGAAAAAACCACAAGGTCAAGGGAATCGTGGCAATGATCGCCGTCAGCAACAAGACTTCCAGCCAAAACAAGCTGGACCACGTGTTGACTTTAAAGCCCGTGCAGCAGCCCTAAAAGCAGAGCAAAATGCAGAGTACGCACGCTCAAGCGAGGAGCGCTTCAAACAATCGCAAGCTGCCAAAGAAGCCTTGGCTCAAGCTAACAAACGCAAGGAGCCAGAGGAAATCTTTGAAGAAGCTGCTAAGCTAGCTGAACAAACGCAGCCAGCAGTAACAGTAGCTCCTGTAGTGAAAGAAGCGCCAGTGGATACACGTCGTAAAAAACAAGCTCGACCAGACAAAGAACGTGATGATTATGATCACGAAGAAGATGGTCCTAGAAAACAACAAAAGAATCGAAGTAGTCAGAATCAAGTGAGAAATCAAAGAAATAGTAACTGGAATAACAACAAGAAAAATAAAAAAGGGAACAAGCAAAACAACCGTAACCAGACTCCAAAACCTGTTACAGAGCGTAAGTTCCATGAATTGCCAACAGAATTTGAGTATACAGATGGTATGACTGTTGCGGAAATCGCAAAACGTATCAAACGTGAACCAGCTGAAATCGTTAAGAAACTCTTTATGATGGGTGTCATGGCTACACAAAACCAATCCTTGGATGGGGAAACCATCGAACTCCTCATGGTGGATTACGGTATCGAAGCCAAACAAAAGGTTGAAGTGGATAATGCCGACATCGAACGTTTCTTTGTCGAAGATGGCTATCTTAACGAAGATGAATTGGTTGAGCGTCCACCAGTTGTAACCATCATGGGACACGTTGACCATGGTAAGACAACCCTCTTGGATACCCTTCGTAACTCTCGTGTAGCGACAGGTGAAGCAGGTGGTATCACGCAGCATATCGGTGCTTACCAAATCGTGGAAAATGGCAAGAAGATTACCTTCCTTGATACACCAGGACACGCGGCCTTTACTTCTATGCGTGCGCGTGGTGCATCTGTTACCGATATTACTATCTTGGTTGTAGCGGCCGACGACGGGGTTATGCCTCAGACTATTGAAGCCATCAACCACTCAAAAGCAGCGAACGTTCCAATTATCGTAGCCATCAATAAGATTGATAAACCAGGTGCCAACCCAGAACGCGTTATCGGTGAATTGGCAGAGCATGGGGTTATGTCAACAGCTTGGGGTGGAGATTCTGAATTTGTTGAAATCTCAGCTAAATTCAACCAAAATATCGAAGAATTGTTGGAAACAGTCCTTCTTGTAGCTGAAATCCAAGAACTCAAGGCAGACCCAACAGTGCGTGCGATCGGTACGGTTATCGAAGCGCGCTTGGATAAAGGAAAAGGTGCGGTCGCAACCCTTCTTGTCCAACAAGGTACCTTGAATGTCCAAGACCCAATCGTTGTCGGAAATACCTTCGGTCGTGTCCGTGCTATGACCAATGACCTTGGTCGTCGTGTTAAGGTTGCAGGTCCATCAACACCAGTTTCTATTACTGGTTTGAATGAAGCGCCAATGGCGGGTGACCACTTTGCGGTTTACGAAGATGAAAAATCTGCGCGTGCAGCAGGTGAAGAACGTGCCAAACGTGCCCTTATGAAACAACGTCAAGCTACCCAACGTGTCAGCCTTGAAAACCTCTTTGATACACTTAAAGCTGGTGAGCTTAAGTCAGTTAACGTTATCATCAAGGCCGACGTACAAGGTTCTGTTGAAGCCCTTTCTGCCTCGCTTCAAAAGATCGATGTGGAAGGTGTCAAAGTTACCATCGTCCACTCGGCAGTCGGTGCTATCAACGAATCTGACGTGACCCTTGCGGAAGCTTCAAATGCCTTTATCGTTGGTTTCAACGTACGCCCTACACCACAAGCGCGTCAACAAGCTGAAGCTGACGATGTAGAAATCCGTCTCCACAGCATTATCTATAAGGTTATCGAAGAGATGGAAGAAGCCATGAAAGGGATGCTTGATCCTGAATTCGAAGAAAAAGTTATCGGTGAAGCAGTTATCCGTGAAACCTTTAAGGTATCTAAAGTCGGAACTATCGGTGGATTCATGGTTATCAACGGTAAGGTTACCCGTGATTCTAAAGTCCGTGTTATCCGTGACGGTGTCGTAATCTATGATGGCGAACTCGCCAGCTTGAAACACTACAAAGACGACGTCAAAGAAGTTACAAACGGTCGTGAAGGTGGATTGATGATTGATGGCTACAATGATATCAAGACTGATGATGTGATTGAGGCCTATGTCATGGAAGAAATCAAACGATAA
- a CDS encoding YlxQ-related RNA-binding protein, with the protein MNKQKISNLLGLAQRAGRIISGEELVVKAIQDQKAKLVFLAQDAGPNLTKKIQDKSDYYQVEVITVFSTLELSIAVGKSRKVLAVTDAGFTKKMRSLME; encoded by the coding sequence TTGAATAAGCAAAAGATAAGTAATCTCTTGGGACTTGCTCAACGAGCAGGCCGGATCATATCAGGTGAGGAATTGGTGGTCAAGGCCATCCAAGATCAGAAAGCCAAGCTAGTCTTTCTAGCACAGGATGCTGGTCCCAATCTGACCAAGAAGATTCAAGATAAAAGTGACTATTATCAAGTAGAAGTTATAACCGTGTTTTCAACACTGGAATTAAGCATAGCAGTCGGAAAATCGCGAAAGGTTTTGGCTGTGACAGATGCTGGATTTACAAAGAAAATGAGGTCTCTTATGGAATAG
- a CDS encoding YlxR family protein, whose amino-acid sequence MKTRKIPLRKSVVSNEVIDKRDLLRIVKNKEGQVFIDPTGKANGRGAYIKLDNAEALEAKKKKVFNRSFNMEVEESFYDELIAYVDHKVKRRELGLE is encoded by the coding sequence ATGAAAACAAGAAAAATCCCTTTGCGCAAGTCTGTTGTATCCAACGAAGTGATTGACAAGCGTGATTTGCTCCGCATTGTCAAGAACAAAGAAGGACAGGTCTTTATCGATCCGACAGGCAAGGCCAATGGCCGTGGCGCTTATATCAAGCTAGACAATGCAGAAGCCCTAGAGGCAAAAAAGAAGAAAGTCTTTAACCGCAGCTTTAACATGGAAGTGGAAGAAAGCTTTTATGACGAGTTGATCGCCTATGTTGATCACAAAGTGAAAAGAAGAGAGTTAGGACTTGAATAA